One stretch of Priestia megaterium DNA includes these proteins:
- a CDS encoding YpzG family protein: MNDKNQVDQHSELFRHNWTRPKRSKSQVNGHTEMSQTNIILRSNAKAHRW, encoded by the coding sequence ATGAATGATAAAAATCAAGTAGATCAGCATTCAGAACTATTCCGCCACAACTGGACGAGACCGAAGCGTTCAAAGTCCCAAGTAAATGGACATACAGAGATGTCTCAAACGAACATCATCTTGCGAAGTAATGCAAAAGCTCATCGTTGGTAA
- a CDS encoding alpha/beta-type small acid-soluble spore protein: MANNKSSNNNELLVYGAEQAIDQMKYEIASEFGVNLGADTTARANGSVGGEITKRLVQLAEQQLGGGRF; this comes from the coding sequence ATGGCAAACAACAAAAGCAGCAATAATAATGAATTATTAGTATACGGAGCTGAACAAGCAATCGATCAAATGAAATATGAAATCGCTAGCGAGTTCGGAGTAAATTTAGGAGCTGACACTACTGCACGTGCAAACGGATCAGTAGGCGGCGAAATCACAAAACGTCTTGTACAATTAGCTGAGCAACAACTTGGCGGCGGACGTTTCTAA
- a CDS encoding ZIP family metal transporter, with protein MWQAAMWGGISGSAVLLGALAAVFLPIGKKIIGYIMAFGTGVLIGASTYELLGDSVHNGGLKATSLGFLGGAVVFTFLDYLISRQGANKRKRSTKQMAANSSGIAIFIGTVMDAIPESIMIGASLIENATVSWLLVIAIFISNIPEGLSSTTGLVKSGFSKKKIFLLWAAVLFISAFSSWTGFVFLDHASETLMAAIAAFAGGGIIAMVGSTMMPEAYEEGGSITGLIAALGLLASLILDHFS; from the coding sequence ATGTGGCAAGCTGCGATGTGGGGCGGAATTTCAGGATCAGCTGTCCTTCTTGGTGCTTTGGCAGCAGTTTTTTTGCCCATCGGCAAAAAGATAATTGGTTATATTATGGCTTTTGGGACGGGTGTATTAATCGGAGCATCTACCTATGAGCTGCTTGGAGACTCGGTTCATAACGGCGGGTTAAAAGCTACTTCTCTTGGGTTCCTTGGGGGGGCTGTCGTTTTTACTTTTTTAGACTATCTAATTTCACGTCAAGGAGCGAATAAAAGAAAGAGGTCTACAAAACAAATGGCTGCGAATAGTTCTGGAATTGCTATATTTATAGGAACCGTAATGGATGCAATCCCAGAGTCCATTATGATTGGAGCTAGCTTAATTGAAAATGCAACCGTTAGCTGGCTTCTTGTTATCGCTATTTTTATAAGTAATATTCCTGAAGGACTGTCCAGTACGACCGGTCTAGTGAAAAGCGGATTCTCTAAAAAGAAAATTTTTTTACTATGGGCAGCTGTTTTGTTCATTTCAGCTTTTAGTTCATGGACAGGATTTGTTTTTTTAGACCATGCATCTGAGACACTTATGGCTGCTATTGCTGCTTTTGCCGGCGGTGGTATTATTGCTATGGTAGGTTCTACAATGATGCCAGAGGCCTATGAAGAAGGAGGTTCTATTACAGGATTAATTGCTGCACTTGGATTACTTGCTTCACTGATACTGGATCATTTTTCTTAA
- a CDS encoding MBL fold metallo-hydrolase: MNRDMHGSSSTESFIPMSSIASGKGVEVTPDVYSYTTQIVNVCFIGNPDKDNSFVLVDAGMPNSASMIIKEAEERFGKGKKPKAIILTHAHFDHIGSIIELVEKWKIPVYAHPLELPYVTGKKNYPTPDGTVEGGLVAKLSPLFPTEAIDLGSHVQALPADGSVPHMPQWEWIHTPGHSPGHISLFRKQDLALIAGDAFVTTKQEYLLDVLEQELEISGPPRYLTTDWASAKKSVEVLQSLHPSVAVTGHGKPVSGEWLSTNLLRLTKNFNEIARPDYGKYV, encoded by the coding sequence TTGAATAGGGATATGCACGGAAGTTCATCAACGGAAAGTTTTATTCCCATGAGCTCTATAGCCAGTGGAAAAGGAGTCGAAGTGACGCCGGACGTCTACAGCTATACTACACAGATTGTTAACGTATGTTTTATAGGAAATCCAGACAAAGACAATAGTTTTGTACTTGTGGATGCGGGAATGCCTAATTCGGCTTCTATGATTATCAAAGAGGCAGAGGAAAGGTTTGGAAAAGGAAAAAAACCAAAAGCAATTATTCTTACACATGCACATTTTGATCATATTGGATCTATTATTGAACTAGTGGAGAAGTGGAAAATACCGGTATATGCACATCCACTTGAACTTCCATATGTGACGGGTAAAAAAAATTATCCTACACCAGATGGCACAGTCGAAGGCGGGCTTGTAGCAAAGCTTTCTCCACTATTTCCAACGGAAGCCATCGATTTAGGCTCTCATGTGCAAGCTTTACCAGCCGACGGCTCTGTACCCCATATGCCGCAATGGGAATGGATTCACACCCCTGGTCATTCTCCAGGACATATTTCTCTTTTTAGAAAGCAAGATCTTGCGCTTATCGCTGGAGATGCTTTTGTTACCACTAAGCAAGAATATTTACTGGATGTACTAGAGCAAGAACTGGAGATTAGCGGTCCTCCTCGTTATTTAACTACGGACTGGGCATCTGCCAAAAAATCAGTTGAAGTGCTTCAGTCACTTCATCCGTCTGTGGCGGTGACAGGACATGGAAAACCGGTTTCCGGCGAATGGCTTTCAACTAATTTATTGAGGCTTACGAAGAATTTCAATGAAATTGCTCGTCCTGATTACGGAAAGTATGTATAA
- a CDS encoding amino acid permease encodes MKKKIGCGSQVEGKLKWWQLSLIGVGCIIGTGYFLGSSIAIKATGPSVLIAFLLAAVCTFIVFDALAKMSAQDPQKGSFRSYAKKAYGRWAGFSSGWVYWSSEMLIMGSQLTALSLFTRFWFDGIPLWVFASIYAVLGIAVVLIGTKGFERMENVFAVTKVAAILMFIVLASLALFGFLDQGAKQGLPRTISEVLPHGFLGLWGALLYAFYAFGGIEVMGIMTVRLEKKEDAPKAGRSMLILLGIIYIVSLSLAILIVPFHDFHGNQSPFITALETYHLPFFPHVFNGAMIVAGFSTMSASFFSVTTMIVTLSEDGDAPALFSKQKKKKLQFPLPALLLTTAGLVVSIVLSLLLPGKIYEYITTAAGLMLIYNWFFILISFHRLIKQTVWDKVKQAVGLLLILLAVSGTLLESASRPGFFASLGFLIVISLVILKLRHKWKEEEAAS; translated from the coding sequence ATGAAAAAGAAAATAGGCTGCGGAAGTCAGGTTGAAGGGAAATTAAAATGGTGGCAGCTGTCTTTAATCGGAGTAGGGTGCATAATCGGTACAGGCTATTTTTTAGGATCAAGTATTGCAATAAAAGCCACGGGTCCCTCTGTATTAATTGCTTTTTTACTAGCAGCAGTATGTACATTTATTGTATTTGACGCTCTGGCTAAAATGAGTGCTCAAGATCCTCAAAAAGGTTCGTTTCGCTCCTATGCTAAAAAAGCTTATGGAAGATGGGCAGGATTTAGCAGCGGATGGGTGTACTGGAGTTCAGAGATGCTGATCATGGGGAGTCAGCTCACGGCTTTATCTCTTTTTACACGTTTTTGGTTTGACGGTATTCCACTGTGGGTCTTTGCCTCTATTTATGCTGTTTTAGGCATTGCTGTTGTATTAATCGGAACAAAAGGCTTTGAACGAATGGAAAATGTATTTGCTGTCACAAAAGTGGCTGCCATTTTAATGTTTATTGTATTAGCTAGTCTCGCTTTATTTGGATTTCTTGACCAAGGTGCCAAACAAGGATTGCCGCGAACGATAAGTGAAGTACTTCCTCACGGGTTTTTAGGTTTATGGGGCGCTTTGCTTTATGCCTTTTATGCTTTCGGCGGCATCGAAGTCATGGGGATCATGACGGTTCGTTTAGAAAAAAAAGAAGACGCACCGAAAGCGGGAAGAAGTATGCTTATTCTCCTTGGAATTATTTATATTGTTTCACTGAGTTTAGCTATTTTAATTGTGCCATTTCATGATTTTCATGGAAATCAAAGTCCATTTATAACGGCTTTAGAAACATACCATCTTCCATTTTTTCCTCATGTTTTTAATGGAGCAATGATTGTTGCTGGGTTTTCAACAATGTCGGCGTCTTTCTTTTCTGTAACAACAATGATTGTCACTCTTTCAGAAGATGGAGATGCTCCTGCATTGTTTTCAAAACAAAAAAAGAAAAAGCTGCAATTTCCTTTACCGGCTTTACTTTTAACAACAGCGGGATTAGTTGTTTCTATTGTTCTTTCCTTGCTATTGCCCGGGAAAATTTATGAGTACATTACAACAGCAGCGGGACTGATGCTGATTTATAACTGGTTCTTTATTTTAATTTCTTTTCATCGCTTAATCAAACAAACCGTTTGGGATAAAGTAAAACAAGCTGTTGGCCTCTTATTAATCCTGCTTGCAGTAAGCGGTACGCTGTTAGAATCTGCAAGCAGGCCAGGTTTCTTTGCAAGCTTAGGCTTTTTAATTGTTATAAGCCTCGTTATTTTAAAACTGCGCCATAAGTGGAAAGAAGAAGAAGCCGCTAGCTAA
- a CDS encoding ribonuclease J has translation MSTNRNTLSIFALGGINEIGKNMYAVQYDDDIIVIDCGSKFPDESLLGIDLIIPDITYLQENREKVRALVVTHGHEDHIGGIPYLLKQLNLPIYATSLTLGLIDIKLQEHQLSAETELIEINEESEITLGNIPLSFFKTNHSIPDCLGIVFHTPEGAVVHTGDFKFDLTPVNDQYPDLHKMAKIGSEGVLALISESTNAERPGFTPSEKLVGKHVEEAFRKAKRKVIISTFASNVNRVQQIVDAAIKTNRKLALLGRSMVNVVSVALEKGYLTIPEGMLIEPYEVHSLAPEQVAILCTGSQGEPMAALSRLASGNHRQVEILPEDTVILSAGPIPGNERNISRIVDSLFTLGAHVIYGSGSATGMHVSGHGYQEELKLMATLMKPKYFIPIHGEFRMLHHHSLLAESVGVEKENIFIINNGDIVDIKGETAVQTRKIPAGNVYVDGFGIGDVGNAILRDRKQLSEDGMLVIVVTLNKAEGKIVSGPDTISRGFVYTRDSEQLLKDVNRQVTKIVNQLQKTHVHQWSIMKKEIKTTLGQFLYNQTKRRPMILPIIIEV, from the coding sequence TTGAGTACAAATAGAAACACACTATCCATTTTTGCTTTAGGCGGCATTAATGAAATAGGAAAAAATATGTATGCCGTTCAATATGATGATGACATCATTGTAATCGACTGCGGCTCTAAATTTCCTGATGAAAGTTTATTAGGAATTGATTTGATTATACCTGATATTACATACTTGCAAGAGAATCGAGAAAAAGTTCGAGCACTGGTTGTTACGCATGGCCATGAAGATCATATTGGAGGTATTCCTTATCTTTTAAAACAGTTGAACCTTCCAATTTATGCAACAAGCCTTACCCTTGGATTAATTGACATTAAACTCCAGGAACATCAATTATCTGCAGAGACGGAGCTTATTGAAATCAACGAAGAGTCAGAAATTACATTAGGCAATATTCCGCTTTCTTTTTTTAAAACGAATCACAGCATTCCAGATTGTCTTGGAATTGTCTTTCATACGCCTGAAGGAGCTGTTGTGCATACCGGGGATTTTAAGTTTGATTTAACTCCTGTTAACGACCAATATCCAGATCTTCATAAAATGGCAAAAATCGGCAGTGAAGGTGTACTGGCTTTAATATCAGAAAGTACAAATGCTGAACGCCCTGGATTTACGCCTTCAGAAAAGCTAGTTGGCAAACATGTAGAAGAAGCTTTTCGTAAAGCAAAGCGAAAAGTAATTATTTCTACTTTCGCCTCGAATGTTAACCGCGTACAGCAAATTGTAGATGCAGCGATTAAAACGAACAGAAAACTTGCGCTGCTAGGAAGAAGCATGGTTAACGTTGTATCAGTTGCGTTAGAGAAAGGGTATTTAACCATTCCTGAAGGGATGCTAATTGAACCTTATGAAGTACATTCACTTGCGCCTGAACAAGTCGCTATTCTCTGCACTGGAAGCCAAGGCGAGCCGATGGCCGCTCTATCTAGATTAGCCAGCGGAAATCATCGACAAGTAGAGATTCTTCCTGAAGACACGGTCATTTTATCAGCAGGGCCTATTCCTGGCAATGAACGTAATATCTCTCGTATTGTCGACAGTCTTTTCACACTCGGGGCTCATGTGATTTATGGTTCAGGAAGCGCAACAGGTATGCACGTATCAGGACATGGCTATCAAGAAGAACTAAAATTAATGGCTACATTGATGAAACCAAAGTACTTTATCCCGATTCACGGTGAGTTTCGAATGCTTCATCACCACAGCTTATTAGCAGAATCTGTAGGGGTGGAAAAAGAGAACATTTTTATTATAAATAACGGTGATATTGTTGACATCAAGGGCGAAACAGCTGTTCAAACAAGAAAAATCCCTGCAGGCAATGTATATGTAGATGGGTTTGGCATTGGAGATGTTGGCAACGCGATTTTACGTGACCGCAAACAGCTTTCAGAAGATGGTATGCTGGTTATTGTTGTTACTCTGAATAAAGCGGAAGGGAAAATTGTGTCTGGTCCAGATACCATTTCACGAGGCTTTGTTTATACAAGAGATTCAGAGCAGTTATTGAAAGATGTTAATCGACAAGTGACTAAAATTGTAAATCAATTACAAAAAACTCATGTTCACCAATGGAGCATTATGAAAAAAGAAATCAAGACAACGCTTGGCCAATTTTTATATAACCAAACCAAAAGAAGACCTATGATCCTTCCCATCATTATTGAAGTTTGA
- a CDS encoding type 1 glutamine amidotransferase domain-containing protein, translating to MSKHILMVVTTADKMKENHPTGLWLSEFGEAYVEFEKAGFTITVASPLGGKAPVDARSLEGETSQEILNTAKHLENTLKLDTITDSAKFDAVFLPGGHGTMFDLPDNQTLHALIRELYEGDKVVAAVCHGPAGLVGVTLSDEKPLVEGKDVAAFTDDEERETTLDRFMPFLLETRLRELGANVVTAPNWTDNIQADGNLITGQNPQSTISVAKAVVNQLLK from the coding sequence ATGTCTAAACATATATTAATGGTCGTAACAACGGCTGACAAAATGAAAGAAAATCATCCAACAGGTCTTTGGCTTTCAGAATTTGGTGAAGCGTACGTAGAGTTTGAAAAAGCTGGATTTACGATTACTGTAGCAAGTCCTCTAGGAGGAAAAGCGCCGGTGGATGCTCGCAGCCTTGAAGGAGAGACTTCTCAAGAAATCTTAAATACAGCTAAGCATCTAGAGAATACCCTAAAACTTGATACAATTACAGACAGTGCTAAATTCGATGCTGTTTTCTTACCAGGCGGTCACGGCACAATGTTTGATCTGCCAGATAATCAAACGCTCCACGCTTTAATCCGTGAACTATACGAAGGAGACAAAGTAGTAGCCGCTGTATGCCACGGACCCGCAGGCTTAGTAGGTGTTACGTTATCAGATGAAAAGCCGTTGGTCGAAGGAAAAGATGTCGCTGCGTTTACAGATGATGAAGAACGTGAAACAACATTGGACCGCTTCATGCCGTTTCTTTTGGAAACACGTCTGCGTGAACTTGGGGCAAATGTAGTAACTGCTCCAAACTGGACCGATAATATACAAGCAGATGGCAATCTAATAACAGGTCAAAATCCTCAGTCAACAATCAGTGTAGCAAAAGCAGTCGTTAACCAACTATTGAAATAA
- a CDS encoding amino acid permease: MADKELKRGLESRHIQMIALGGTIGVGLFMGSASTIQWTGPSVLLAYAICGMFIFFIMRAMGEMLYMEPSTGSFATFGHKYIHPLAGYMTAWSNWFQWVIVGMSEIIAVGAYMQYWFPHLPAWVPGIIAMLILGAANLISVKSFGEFEFWFAMIKIVTIILMIIAGLGLIFFGFGNGGDAIGLSNLWAHGGFFAGGWSGFFFALSLVIAAYQGVELIGITAGEAKDPKKTLTSAIQSIIWRILIFYIGAIFVIVTVYPWNELDSLGSPFVSTFAKVGVTAAAGIINFVVITAAMSGCNSGIFSAGRMLYTLGVNGQAPKFFTKISRNGVPIYSTLAVMIGLVIGVILNYIAPPNVFVYVYSASVLPGMIPWFIILISQIRFRKAKGAEMDSHPFKMPFAPVTNYVTIAFLLMVLVGMWFNDETRISLIVGIIFLALVVISFYAFGINKRMIPDTENGQIKK, encoded by the coding sequence ATGGCAGACAAAGAGCTAAAAAGAGGCTTAGAATCCCGTCACATTCAAATGATCGCGCTAGGCGGAACAATTGGCGTTGGATTATTTATGGGATCAGCAAGCACAATTCAGTGGACGGGTCCATCGGTATTACTTGCTTACGCAATCTGCGGAATGTTTATTTTCTTTATCATGCGTGCAATGGGCGAAATGTTGTACATGGAACCAAGTACAGGTTCATTCGCTACATTTGGCCACAAATATATTCATCCATTAGCAGGTTATATGACTGCATGGAGCAACTGGTTTCAATGGGTAATTGTAGGGATGTCCGAAATTATAGCGGTAGGAGCATATATGCAGTACTGGTTCCCGCATCTACCTGCTTGGGTACCAGGTATTATCGCCATGTTGATTTTAGGCGCAGCAAACTTAATTTCAGTGAAATCATTTGGAGAATTTGAATTTTGGTTTGCGATGATTAAGATTGTAACGATTATTTTGATGATTATTGCAGGCCTCGGGTTGATTTTCTTCGGCTTTGGAAATGGCGGAGACGCAATTGGGTTATCAAACCTTTGGGCGCACGGCGGCTTCTTTGCAGGCGGATGGTCAGGCTTTTTCTTTGCACTATCTCTTGTTATTGCAGCTTATCAAGGAGTCGAGCTAATTGGTATTACAGCTGGTGAAGCAAAGGATCCTAAAAAAACGTTAACAAGCGCGATTCAAAGCATCATTTGGCGAATCTTAATTTTTTATATTGGAGCAATTTTTGTCATCGTGACGGTATATCCGTGGAATGAGTTAGATTCTTTAGGAAGTCCATTTGTATCTACATTTGCTAAAGTTGGCGTTACGGCAGCTGCAGGTATTATTAACTTCGTAGTTATTACAGCAGCGATGTCAGGCTGTAACAGTGGAATCTTTAGTGCAGGACGCATGCTTTATACGCTTGGTGTAAACGGTCAAGCACCTAAATTCTTTACAAAAATTTCCCGTAACGGTGTTCCAATTTACAGTACACTCGCTGTTATGATTGGATTAGTAATTGGCGTTATTTTAAACTACATCGCTCCACCGAATGTATTTGTTTATGTATACAGTGCTAGCGTGCTTCCGGGAATGATTCCTTGGTTTATTATTCTTATCAGCCAAATTCGTTTCCGTAAAGCTAAAGGTGCTGAAATGGACAGTCATCCTTTCAAAATGCCTTTTGCGCCTGTAACAAACTATGTAACCATTGCTTTTTTACTAATGGTGCTTGTAGGCATGTGGTTTAATGATGAAACGCGTATTTCACTTATTGTAGGGATTATTTTCCTCGCTCTCGTTGTCATTAGTTTTTACGCATTCGGAATAAATAAGCGTATGATACCCGATACAGAGAACGGTCAAATAAAGAAATAA
- a CDS encoding aldehyde dehydrogenase family protein: MRTNLKHFINGEWVESTGNETSDVINPATEKSIGKISLGTKEDLDKAVAAAKAALPTFSRTTKEERIKMLRNIAKGYEKRKQELIEVMTEELGAPLKISEEVHYEMGLSHFKEAANALEDYTFEKDHGSYKVVKESIGVSGLITPWNFPTNQTSTKIAGAIAAGSPMVLKPSELTPYAAMILAEIIEEAGVPKGAFNLVNGTGSTIGDGISSHPDIDFVSFTGSGAVGEKIMQNAAKTIKKVALELGGKSPLVVLEDADVEEAAKIAVSHIAMNTGQVCTAATRIIIPASMKEKFEEAVKKVLPSFPVGDPLNKDNVTGPLVAEKQWDRVQDYIKKGMDEGAKLLTGGTGKPDGLETGYFVKPTVFTDVSNDMVIAQEEIFGPVTTIITYDDLEQALEIANDTIYGLAGYAVGKDQETLDYVAKNIRAGQIIVNDAEQDRAAPFGGFKQSGIGREWGAFGIEEYLEPKAIMGVKVPAKV, from the coding sequence ATGCGTACAAACTTAAAACACTTTATTAACGGAGAATGGGTTGAATCAACAGGAAACGAAACGTCAGATGTGATCAATCCTGCTACTGAAAAATCAATTGGTAAAATTAGCTTAGGTACAAAAGAAGATCTAGATAAAGCCGTGGCAGCAGCTAAAGCAGCTCTTCCAACATTTTCAAGAACAACAAAAGAAGAGCGAATTAAAATGCTTCGCAATATTGCAAAAGGGTATGAAAAGCGTAAACAGGAGCTTATTGAGGTTATGACTGAAGAGCTTGGCGCTCCTTTAAAGATTTCAGAAGAAGTTCACTATGAAATGGGACTTAGCCACTTTAAAGAAGCAGCTAATGCACTTGAAGATTACACATTTGAAAAAGATCATGGAAGCTACAAGGTCGTGAAAGAATCTATTGGAGTAAGCGGACTTATTACACCATGGAACTTCCCAACAAATCAGACGTCTACTAAAATTGCAGGAGCTATCGCAGCAGGAAGTCCAATGGTATTAAAACCATCAGAACTTACACCGTATGCAGCGATGATATTAGCAGAGATCATTGAGGAAGCTGGTGTACCAAAAGGTGCCTTTAACCTTGTAAACGGAACGGGAAGCACAATTGGTGACGGTATTAGTTCTCACCCGGACATTGATTTTGTATCATTTACAGGATCAGGTGCTGTAGGCGAGAAAATTATGCAAAACGCGGCTAAAACAATCAAAAAAGTAGCGCTTGAGCTAGGCGGGAAATCACCGCTAGTTGTATTAGAGGATGCGGATGTAGAAGAAGCGGCTAAAATAGCAGTTTCACACATTGCAATGAATACAGGGCAAGTATGTACGGCGGCAACGCGCATTATCATTCCTGCCTCTATGAAAGAAAAATTTGAAGAAGCAGTGAAGAAGGTTCTACCATCATTCCCAGTTGGTGATCCGTTAAATAAAGACAACGTAACTGGACCGCTCGTAGCGGAAAAACAGTGGGATCGCGTACAGGATTATATTAAAAAAGGAATGGACGAAGGTGCAAAGCTTCTTACTGGCGGAACGGGCAAACCAGACGGCTTAGAGACAGGATACTTTGTTAAACCGACAGTCTTTACTGACGTTTCAAATGATATGGTTATTGCACAAGAAGAAATCTTTGGACCTGTAACAACTATTATTACGTATGATGATCTAGAGCAAGCTCTTGAAATTGCAAACGATACAATTTATGGACTTGCAGGCTATGCCGTCGGAAAAGACCAAGAAACACTTGACTATGTTGCTAAAAATATTAGAGCTGGTCAAATCATCGTCAACGATGCCGAGCAAGACAGAGCTGCACCATTCGGTGGATTCAAACAATCTGGTATTGGACGCGAGTGGGGAGCATTTGGTATTGAAGAATATCTAGAGCCAAAAGCGATCATGGGCGTTAAAGTTCCGGCAAAAGTATAA
- a CDS encoding LysE family transporter, translating to MGAFFSYMLLGLSLAAPIGPINAAQLDKGIKNGFLHAWFLGIGATSVDALYMLVVYFGSVHFLSSDFMKTFLFSFGCFVLIYTGIEGLMSTGKITQHRNAKGDSVLKCFFSGFLISLTNPLTILFWLGIYGSVLAKTANTYETEQLILYSCAIFTGILCWDIAMAALASTFRRYLAATFLTAVSVISGLSLIGFGIYFGWQAVQQFII from the coding sequence GTGGGAGCTTTTTTCAGCTATATGTTATTAGGGCTATCGTTAGCCGCACCAATCGGTCCAATTAACGCCGCTCAGCTTGATAAAGGAATCAAAAATGGTTTTTTACATGCTTGGTTCTTAGGGATAGGAGCAACATCGGTTGACGCTCTTTATATGCTTGTGGTTTATTTTGGGTCCGTTCATTTTTTAAGCAGCGATTTTATGAAAACGTTTCTTTTTTCGTTTGGATGTTTCGTATTAATTTATACCGGTATTGAAGGGTTAATGAGCACAGGGAAAATTACACAGCATCGGAACGCAAAAGGAGATTCGGTATTAAAGTGTTTTTTTTCAGGTTTTTTAATTTCATTAACAAACCCGCTTACTATTCTTTTTTGGCTTGGTATTTATGGCTCTGTTTTAGCCAAAACAGCTAATACATACGAAACAGAACAGCTCATTTTATACAGCTGTGCTATTTTTACAGGGATTTTATGCTGGGATATTGCTATGGCAGCTTTAGCAAGCACTTTTCGAAGGTACTTAGCAGCGACATTTTTGACTGCAGTTTCCGTTATATCCGGCCTTTCTCTAATAGGATTTGGTATATATTTCGGCTGGCAAGCTGTACAGCAATTCATTATTTAA
- a CDS encoding LacI family DNA-binding transcriptional regulator: MKAKISDVAKIAGVSPTTVSRVLNNRGYISKETRENVYKAMKEINYFPNDIARSLFNKRTNLIGMIVPQTSNPFFGELAFHIESICASLNYKVLLCNSLNRIDKEKKYVEMLIRNQVDGVIAVTYNRGIFDSESQSLPVVAVDHYLSKNIPTVSSDNYSGGKQATELLISKDCKHIIHINGPLKLETPANLRRKAYENVMKKYGKHPITYEISNTFDRNIQRETISKVFEENPEVDGIFASDDLLAALVVAEAQKRGKNIPRDLKIVGYDGTEASQTLLPGLTTIQQPIESIAQTAIDILLKEIEGEFSNVPHEICLPVKLLEGKTT; the protein is encoded by the coding sequence ATGAAAGCCAAAATTAGTGATGTAGCAAAAATTGCAGGTGTTTCACCGACTACCGTTTCTCGTGTATTAAATAACCGTGGTTACATAAGCAAAGAAACGCGAGAAAATGTTTATAAAGCAATGAAAGAAATTAATTATTTCCCAAATGATATTGCGCGTTCATTATTTAATAAGCGAACAAATTTAATCGGTATGATTGTTCCGCAAACGAGCAATCCTTTTTTCGGAGAGTTAGCCTTTCACATTGAAAGTATATGTGCTTCCCTTAACTACAAAGTACTTCTTTGTAACAGCCTTAATCGAATTGATAAAGAAAAAAAATATGTAGAGATGCTCATCAGAAATCAGGTAGATGGTGTTATTGCCGTTACTTATAATAGAGGTATTTTTGATTCAGAAAGTCAAAGTCTTCCTGTGGTAGCAGTGGATCATTATTTATCAAAAAATATTCCTACCGTATCTTCTGATAACTATTCTGGAGGAAAACAAGCCACGGAATTGCTCATTTCAAAAGATTGTAAGCATATTATTCATATTAACGGCCCCCTTAAACTCGAAACTCCAGCTAACTTAAGAAGGAAAGCTTATGAAAACGTGATGAAAAAGTACGGAAAACATCCTATTACGTATGAAATTTCAAATACCTTCGACCGCAACATCCAGCGGGAAACTATTTCTAAGGTTTTTGAAGAAAATCCGGAAGTAGATGGGATCTTTGCAAGTGATGACTTACTTGCAGCTTTAGTAGTTGCGGAAGCACAAAAAAGAGGAAAAAACATCCCAAGAGATTTAAAAATCGTGGGCTATGACGGAACGGAGGCCAGTCAGACTTTGTTACCTGGTCTAACTACAATTCAACAGCCCATTGAATCGATTGCTCAAACAGCCATTGATATTTTACTCAAAGAAATTGAAGGAGAATTTAGTAATGTACCCCATGAAATCTGTCTTCCAGTTAAGCTTCTAGAAGGAAAAACAACGTAA
- a CDS encoding putative quinol monooxygenase, translating into MSEIIINAILQAKPGKEEELRLELVKVIEPSREEKGCVQYTLHEDTDKTGSFVFYEKWKSKEDVEAHLETPHYQQYRQQTEPLIESRVVHRLQEVR; encoded by the coding sequence ATGTCAGAAATTATTATCAACGCCATTTTGCAAGCTAAACCAGGAAAAGAAGAAGAGCTTCGATTAGAGTTAGTAAAAGTCATTGAACCGTCAAGAGAAGAAAAAGGATGTGTTCAATACACTCTCCACGAGGATACAGACAAAACAGGCTCGTTTGTTTTTTATGAGAAATGGAAAAGCAAAGAAGATGTTGAAGCGCATCTTGAAACACCTCATTATCAACAATACAGACAGCAAACGGAGCCATTAATTGAAAGCAGAGTGGTACATCGTTTACAAGAAGTACGTTGA